A window of Pedobacter lusitanus contains these coding sequences:
- a CDS encoding lycopene cyclase family protein has translation MKHFDYIIAGGGCAGRSLAVRMLPYLKATNKHILIVDRINKKDNDKTWCFWEKHDDIFESAVYRKWNQLYFSGNLISQKLDISPYNYKMIRSGDFYALTDQKISGDDRVNTIEGNVEILYTENDLAYAVIDGVKFSADYIFSSIPQAQKKEPGIYQYLLQHFQGWVIQTDSEIFSPECATLMDFNTSQDAGTSFIYVLPLAPDSALVEYTVFSGQVLARQEYTAALKQYIREQLNCEHYTIKEEEYGVIPMSDHPVSKQEGRIVYLGTAGGFTKGSTGYTFRFIQKHTTAIVKQLSKSGNPYISSLFSDRFNTYDAILLHLLDSRRLSGKEIFSAMFKKNQAVQILKFLDNETSIIEELKIFSTLHKKEFLLALLSRTLKLMKPVHPFKAQESNRNRQ, from the coding sequence ATGAAGCACTTTGATTATATCATTGCGGGTGGCGGATGCGCAGGGAGAAGTTTAGCTGTACGGATGTTACCTTATCTAAAGGCAACAAACAAGCATATACTGATCGTGGACAGAATAAACAAAAAGGACAACGACAAAACATGGTGCTTCTGGGAAAAACATGACGATATATTTGAATCTGCTGTATATAGAAAATGGAATCAATTATACTTCTCCGGTAATTTAATCAGTCAGAAACTGGATATCAGTCCTTACAATTACAAGATGATCCGTTCAGGTGACTTTTATGCACTAACTGATCAAAAAATATCAGGAGATGACCGTGTAAACACGATAGAGGGAAACGTTGAAATTTTATACACAGAAAATGATCTCGCCTATGCGGTTATAGATGGGGTAAAATTCAGTGCAGATTATATATTTTCCAGTATTCCGCAAGCTCAGAAAAAAGAACCCGGTATTTATCAGTATTTGTTACAGCATTTCCAGGGATGGGTTATACAAACTGACAGTGAAATATTCAGTCCTGAATGTGCTACACTAATGGATTTCAATACTTCTCAGGATGCAGGTACTTCATTTATCTATGTATTACCCCTGGCTCCGGATAGTGCTCTGGTAGAATACACGGTTTTTTCCGGGCAGGTACTTGCAAGACAGGAATATACCGCAGCTTTGAAACAGTATATCCGCGAACAGCTGAATTGTGAACATTATACTATTAAAGAAGAGGAATACGGTGTAATCCCCATGTCTGACCACCCTGTCAGCAAACAAGAAGGTCGTATCGTTTATCTGGGTACAGCCGGTGGATTTACAAAAGGCTCAACCGGTTATACCTTTCGTTTTATACAAAAACATACAACAGCAATAGTTAAACAGCTATCCAAATCAGGTAATCCTTACATTTCATCTCTGTTTTCTGATAGATTTAATACTTATGATGCTATACTTCTGCATTTATTAGATAGCAGACGTCTTTCCGGTAAAGAAATCTTTTCGGCAATGTTTAAAAAAAATCAAGCTGTACAAATATTGAAGTTTCTGGACAATGAAACCTCAATTATTGAAGAACTAAAGATTTTCAGCACCCTCCATAAAAAAGAATTTTTACTTGCTTTATTAAGCCGTACTTTAAAACTGATGAAACCAGTACATCCATTTAAGGCACAGGAATCAAACAGGAATCGGCAGTAA
- a CDS encoding SDR family NAD(P)-dependent oxidoreductase, with protein MNELKKYALITGATSGIGYELAKLFARDQYNLIIVARDQQELASRALEFKQYGIEVLTIAKDLFNPENAFAVYAEVAKLKLPVQILVNDAGQGIYGEFKDTDIDRELDIINLNISSLVILTKLFLKDMLPVGYGKILNLASVASKSPGPWQSVYHGTKAFVLSFTEAIREELKDTGITVTALLPGVTDTDFFNKADMLDSKSVHDRDAMANPADVAKDGYEAMMAGKDKVVSGFMNKVKTGLSNIMPDSMLAHQTGEGQKPAEDS; from the coding sequence ATGAATGAGCTGAAAAAATATGCGCTGATTACCGGGGCAACCAGTGGTATTGGCTATGAGCTGGCAAAGTTATTCGCCAGGGATCAGTATAACCTGATTATTGTCGCCCGTGATCAGCAGGAATTAGCAAGCAGGGCTTTAGAATTTAAACAGTACGGAATTGAAGTTTTAACCATTGCAAAAGACCTGTTTAATCCTGAAAATGCTTTTGCTGTATATGCTGAAGTAGCCAAACTAAAATTACCGGTACAGATTCTGGTTAACGATGCCGGGCAAGGTATATATGGTGAATTTAAGGATACCGATATAGATCGTGAACTTGATATTATCAATCTTAATATCTCTTCACTGGTTATTCTCACCAAACTTTTTTTAAAAGATATGCTGCCAGTTGGTTATGGTAAGATTTTAAACCTGGCATCTGTAGCCAGTAAAAGTCCGGGGCCATGGCAATCAGTTTATCATGGCACCAAAGCTTTTGTATTGTCTTTTACTGAAGCTATCCGTGAAGAGTTAAAAGATACTGGCATTACGGTCACGGCACTGCTTCCTGGTGTAACTGACACCGACTTTTTCAATAAGGCTGATATGCTTGATAGCAAGTCTGTGCATGATAGGGACGCAATGGCTAATCCGGCTGATGTGGCAAAAGATGGTTATGAAGCTATGATGGCAGGAAAAGATAAAGTGGTATCCGGCTTTATGAATAAAGTTAAAACCGGTCTGAGCAATATAATGCCGGATAGTATGCTGGCCCATCAAACCGGCGAAGGACAAAAGCCAGCTGAGGATTCATAA
- the idi gene encoding isopentenyl-diphosphate Delta-isomerase, with the protein MIEEEVILVDKTDQPVGTMPKLQAHIEGKLHRAFSVFIFNYSGELLLQQRAFDKYHSGGKWTNTCCSHPFPGEKTLSAAKRRLKEEMGMECTLKPAFSFSYKTEFENGLIENEYDHVYFGLSDDLPQPNPKEVANFSYIKMEELESRLADEGKKYTEWLKICFKEVMAHYKKFQIND; encoded by the coding sequence ATGATAGAAGAAGAAGTAATACTTGTAGATAAAACTGATCAGCCTGTAGGAACCATGCCTAAACTACAAGCCCATATAGAAGGCAAACTTCACAGGGCTTTCTCAGTCTTTATTTTTAACTATTCGGGAGAACTTTTATTACAGCAAAGGGCTTTTGATAAATATCATTCCGGAGGTAAATGGACAAATACATGCTGCAGCCATCCTTTTCCGGGAGAAAAGACCTTATCCGCAGCAAAAAGAAGATTAAAAGAAGAAATGGGTATGGAATGTACATTAAAACCAGCATTTAGTTTTTCTTATAAAACTGAATTTGAAAATGGTCTGATAGAAAATGAATATGATCATGTTTACTTTGGTTTGTCTGATGATTTACCTCAGCCAAATCCGAAGGAAGTGGCAAACTTCAGTTACATCAAAATGGAAGAACTTGAATCCAGACTCGCCGACGAAGGTAAAAAATATACCGAATGGCTAAAAATATGCTTTAAAGAAGTTATGGCACATTACAAAAAATTTCAGATCAATGATTAG
- a CDS encoding DUF3175 domain-containing protein: MKTRKNTKAHQPETDKWSSDVTQNSNALDLKENIFESKNAKKIAESLKQSAEESDRRKSSPYRSAMSMLTFYINRAGKNLDPDQKKVLENAKEELRKVFGREPKK, translated from the coding sequence ATGAAAACCCGGAAGAACACCAAAGCACATCAACCAGAGACAGACAAATGGTCATCTGACGTTACGCAAAACAGTAATGCACTTGATCTGAAGGAAAATATTTTTGAATCAAAAAATGCAAAAAAGATCGCTGAATCACTAAAACAATCTGCAGAGGAAAGTGACAGGAGGAAGTCAAGTCCATACCGGTCAGCTATGTCGATGCTGACTTTTTATATTAACAGGGCAGGAAAGAACCTGGACCCTGATCAGAAAAAGGTGCTTGAAAATGCAAAAGAAGAATTAAGGAAAGTATTTGGACGTGAGCCAAAGAAATAA
- a CDS encoding phytoene desaturase family protein, translating into MRQEERQIAVIGSGFAGISASAYLARQGYQVEVYEKNAEIGGRARQLVTDNGYTFDMGPSWYWMPEVFEKFFNDFGYKTEDFYELELLDPGFSVIFGQNDVLNIPADFGELCRLFESIENGSGEKLKKFLAEAEYKYKIGIGNLVYKPGLSLLEFADTELIKGLFKLQVFTSFSSHVKKHFKNPRLIALMEFPVLFLGAMPEDTPALYSLMNYAGLKLGTWYPKGGFGKVIQGMKTVAEKQGVKFHTNAAVTGLHVRDKRVTRLTSVKGQKHYDGVIASADYHHVEEKLLQQANRNYSEKYWDSRILAPSCLIFYLGVNCKIDRLNHHTLFFDEDLKQHSHEIYKEARWPSKPLFYVCCPSITDTSVAPSGHENLFVLMPLAPGVKDPETMRETYFNIIMNRLETYTGKNIRAHLDYKKSYCVSDFMTDYNSYKGNAYGLANTLLQTANLKPSLKNKQIDNLFYAGQLTVPGPGVPPSIISGNVAAQQLIKYLKR; encoded by the coding sequence TTGAGACAAGAAGAAAGACAAATAGCAGTCATAGGTTCAGGATTCGCCGGGATTAGCGCTTCTGCCTATCTCGCCAGACAGGGTTACCAGGTAGAAGTCTATGAAAAAAATGCAGAAATCGGCGGCAGGGCACGTCAGCTGGTTACCGATAATGGCTACACATTTGACATGGGACCAAGCTGGTACTGGATGCCTGAAGTATTCGAAAAGTTCTTCAATGATTTTGGTTACAAGACAGAGGATTTTTATGAACTGGAATTACTCGATCCTGGTTTCAGTGTAATCTTCGGCCAGAATGATGTATTAAACATCCCGGCAGATTTTGGGGAATTATGCAGGCTGTTTGAGTCCATAGAAAATGGAAGCGGAGAAAAATTAAAAAAGTTTTTAGCAGAAGCAGAATATAAGTACAAGATAGGCATTGGAAATCTGGTCTATAAACCCGGGCTTTCTTTACTGGAATTTGCAGATACAGAGCTGATAAAAGGGCTGTTTAAATTACAGGTGTTTACGTCTTTCAGCTCACATGTTAAAAAACATTTCAAAAACCCGCGACTAATTGCACTGATGGAGTTCCCTGTTCTTTTTCTTGGTGCAATGCCCGAAGATACACCGGCTTTATACAGTCTGATGAATTATGCAGGTCTTAAATTGGGTACATGGTATCCAAAAGGAGGTTTTGGGAAAGTTATCCAGGGTATGAAAACCGTTGCAGAAAAACAAGGTGTAAAATTTCACACTAACGCAGCTGTGACAGGTCTTCATGTCCGGGACAAAAGAGTTACAAGATTAACTTCGGTAAAAGGACAAAAGCATTACGATGGAGTGATTGCCTCGGCCGATTATCATCATGTAGAAGAAAAGTTATTACAGCAGGCTAACAGAAACTATTCAGAAAAATATTGGGATAGCAGAATTCTGGCTCCCTCCTGCCTGATTTTCTATCTGGGAGTAAATTGTAAAATAGACCGGTTAAATCATCATACTTTATTTTTTGACGAGGATCTAAAACAGCATTCGCACGAGATATACAAAGAAGCTCGGTGGCCATCAAAACCATTGTTTTATGTCTGCTGCCCAAGTATCACTGATACTTCAGTAGCTCCGTCAGGGCATGAAAATTTATTTGTACTCATGCCGCTTGCACCAGGGGTAAAAGATCCCGAAACTATGCGGGAAACATATTTCAATATAATTATGAACAGATTAGAGACTTATACCGGAAAAAATATACGTGCTCATCTGGACTATAAAAAAAGCTATTGTGTAAGTGACTTCATGACAGATTACAACTCGTATAAAGGGAATGCCTATGGACTGGCAAATACCCTTTTGCAAACTGCAAACCTGAAACCGTCGCTAAAAAACAAACAAATAGACAACTTATTTTATGCAGGGCAGCTTACTGTACCCGGACCGGGAGTTCCTCCTTCTATTATTTCCGGAAATGTAGCCGCTCAGCAACTTATAAAGTATTTAAAAAGATAA
- a CDS encoding MarR family winged helix-turn-helix transcriptional regulator gives MYYDLITELVDLIKIYEKESEHGSQDIHLFLQWLNAHYKKQDHPAFPEPEWDGKSKGRSADSVINTSLVHLYKYAKLHAKAAIADTEFSTPDDFIYLISLVSFGSMTKTALIKLNVHEKSAGIQIVNRLINNGLVEQAAIESDKRNRMIHITPKGTRLLNESMQNIKKASMNVTEPLAYQEKMDLIRLLTKLENFHELKTRGSF, from the coding sequence ATGTATTACGATTTAATAACAGAGTTAGTCGATCTGATTAAAATTTATGAAAAGGAGTCTGAGCATGGCAGTCAGGATATACATTTATTTTTACAGTGGCTTAACGCACACTATAAAAAGCAGGATCATCCGGCTTTTCCGGAACCGGAATGGGATGGGAAATCAAAAGGACGTTCAGCTGACAGTGTGATCAATACTTCACTGGTACATCTTTACAAGTATGCCAAACTACATGCAAAAGCTGCAATAGCAGATACCGAATTTTCTACTCCTGATGATTTTATCTATTTAATCAGCCTGGTTTCATTTGGAAGTATGACAAAAACCGCATTAATCAAATTAAACGTACACGAGAAATCTGCGGGTATACAAATAGTGAATAGATTAATTAATAACGGTCTGGTAGAACAGGCTGCCATAGAAAGTGATAAAAGAAACAGGATGATCCACATTACCCCGAAAGGAACCCGGCTTTTAAATGAAAGTATGCAGAATATAAAAAAAGCCTCAATGAATGTAACAGAACCACTAGCCTATCAGGAAAAAATGGATCTGATCAGGTTGCTTACAAAACTGGAGAATTTTCATGAATTAAAAACCAGAGGGTCATTTTAA
- a CDS encoding mechanosensitive ion channel family protein has protein sequence MQMQTADTSTNIPDTLLFKIQQAQAAIAAVDSKSQDIELINRIKMGLSTIKTHLSPIRAEVYTPEKAIDPQTLLSYKLIVKDARRNADNWVNALATSSKALQNKAQQILVLSRDSSLRISKSDSSSKKFYNTQLSSLRLKLLAAGKSNNRQLDSVSRLLATLSAFRSATAELQVRIDNRIRSASQTVFHKESAYLWASPKDQSFNFLQLLKSSYEGQDKAFKYFFNITWDNRLLLIIIVCIFFFWIYSNFKKASKPENRRNIGELQFIHIKAFPVIPSLIILFTLAPLFEPNASSIYIQLTQLLLLTVLTYHFNKQISSHQFNYWLLILVLYILIIVSIVLLHDGIWIRLWLILLNAAAIYIGLQIYMKLKDLQIAGRLIRPVYLIYLFLNLCAVILNIFGRISLAGTCTITAIIGLTQLISLALFVQIVSEAIWLQIKVSACTGGIFSRINVQNTKTFFKRILTALCILLWLLDFLINLNISENVFSLLHKILEKPRSFGSIHFTLSNVFFFTIIIYLSNLIQKYIGILFGGEKVTFSNETRRKDSKLSLIRLAVILAGVMLAITASGIPADKLTVVLGALGVGIGLGMQNIVNNFVSGIILMFEKPFQIGDYIELADKKGKIRDIGIRSSKMLTQQGSEVIIPNGDLLSGRLVNWTLSNNYLKTEVLIKVHIDSDLSLVNNIINQEVSRLPEIIKNQEPEILINSISTDSIEIKLLVWITSIYKEPTFKSQLLKQLLLKFRIEEIKMM, from the coding sequence ATGCAGATGCAGACAGCTGATACAAGCACCAATATCCCCGATACTCTTCTTTTTAAAATACAGCAGGCGCAGGCAGCCATAGCAGCAGTGGATAGTAAATCACAGGATATAGAACTGATTAACCGGATAAAGATGGGATTAAGCACGATTAAGACACATCTTTCTCCTATCCGGGCCGAAGTTTATACACCAGAAAAAGCAATTGATCCGCAAACACTTTTAAGCTATAAACTCATCGTTAAAGATGCCAGGCGCAATGCAGATAACTGGGTGAATGCATTAGCCACTTCCAGCAAAGCGCTCCAAAATAAAGCGCAGCAGATTCTTGTATTGAGCCGCGATTCCTCATTACGGATCAGTAAAAGTGACAGCAGCTCTAAAAAGTTTTATAACACCCAGCTTAGTAGTCTCAGGCTGAAACTCCTGGCGGCCGGAAAATCAAATAACAGACAATTGGATTCTGTAAGCCGGCTGCTTGCAACACTTTCAGCATTCCGTTCTGCAACAGCAGAACTTCAGGTCCGGATCGATAACCGGATAAGAAGCGCCAGCCAAACTGTATTTCATAAAGAATCTGCCTATTTATGGGCTTCTCCCAAAGATCAGAGTTTCAATTTTCTGCAACTTTTAAAATCATCCTATGAAGGACAGGATAAAGCATTCAAATACTTTTTCAATATTACCTGGGACAACAGATTATTGTTAATCATTATAGTTTGTATATTCTTTTTTTGGATCTATTCAAACTTTAAAAAAGCATCAAAACCAGAAAACAGACGAAATATAGGCGAATTACAGTTTATCCATATCAAAGCTTTCCCTGTCATCCCATCATTAATTATATTATTTACACTTGCTCCGCTATTTGAACCAAATGCGTCTTCGATTTATATACAGCTTACACAGCTGCTACTGCTCACCGTACTGACTTATCATTTTAATAAGCAGATCAGCTCTCACCAGTTTAATTACTGGCTCCTGATTTTAGTATTGTATATACTTATAATTGTCAGTATTGTCTTATTACATGATGGTATCTGGATCAGATTATGGTTAATACTGTTAAATGCAGCTGCCATCTATATCGGATTACAGATATACATGAAATTAAAAGATTTACAAATTGCCGGACGGCTGATCAGGCCAGTTTATCTTATTTACTTATTTCTAAATCTGTGTGCGGTCATACTCAATATATTTGGCCGGATCAGTCTGGCAGGAACGTGCACAATTACAGCTATCATTGGTCTGACCCAGTTAATTAGTCTGGCATTATTTGTACAGATTGTTTCAGAAGCTATCTGGTTACAGATTAAAGTAAGTGCATGCACCGGAGGAATCTTCTCCAGAATAAATGTGCAGAACACAAAAACTTTTTTTAAAAGAATTTTGACAGCGCTTTGTATACTGCTCTGGCTGCTGGATTTTCTAATTAATTTAAATATATCAGAAAATGTCTTTTCTCTGCTGCACAAAATACTTGAAAAACCCAGATCTTTTGGAAGCATACACTTTACACTAAGCAATGTTTTCTTTTTCACTATAATCATCTATCTCTCCAACCTTATTCAGAAATACATCGGGATATTATTTGGCGGAGAAAAAGTTACGTTTAGTAATGAAACCAGACGTAAGGATTCCAAATTATCACTGATCCGCCTGGCTGTTATATTAGCAGGAGTGATGCTCGCTATAACTGCTTCAGGAATTCCGGCAGATAAATTAACTGTAGTACTTGGCGCATTAGGTGTTGGTATAGGTTTAGGCATGCAAAACATTGTAAATAATTTTGTATCCGGCATTATTCTCATGTTTGAGAAGCCATTTCAGATAGGCGACTATATTGAACTGGCAGATAAAAAAGGAAAAATCAGGGACATTGGTATCAGGTCAAGTAAAATGCTTACCCAGCAAGGCTCTGAAGTGATCATTCCAAATGGAGATTTACTTTCCGGCCGGCTGGTAAACTGGACCCTGAGCAATAATTATTTAAAAACCGAAGTCCTGATAAAAGTGCATATAGATTCAGATTTGTCTTTAGTGAACAATATCATAAATCAGGAGGTTTCTCGTTTACCGGAAATTATTAAAAACCAGGAACCAGAGATATTAATTAACTCAATCAGTACAGACAGTATAGAAATAAAACTGCTGGTCTGGATCACGAGTATTTATAAGGAACCCACCTTTAAAAGCCAACTACTTAAACAGTTACTACTAAAATTCAGGATAGAAGAGATTAAAATGATGTAG
- a CDS encoding zinc-dependent alcohol dehydrogenase, which translates to MKAAVFHKPGDISYATVADPRIELETDIILRVTSTAICGSDLHILSGAVPQVEDMIMGHEFMGVVEEIGRDVKHLKKGDRVIVPFPIACGHCFFCNHGASPNCENSNYKHYGPNGDLLDQKGGALFGYTDLYGGYAGGQAEYVRVPYADVSPRIVPDHVTDEQVLFLTDIFPTGWSGVDWAQLKGGEVVAIFGSGPVGLMAQKAAWINGASRVIAIDPLDYRLEKARRVNKVDTLNPHQVDVIEAIREMTQGRGADVCIDAVGFEPERTFMDRVKATVNFEKGSIKVLEMCFKAVRRSGAVSILGVYGSPYDNFPLHRIFDKGITIKQGQAPVLNYIDKLIDLVREEKVVLDDIISHTLPLSEVSHGYKIFDEKEEDCVKVVLKP; encoded by the coding sequence ATGAAAGCAGCAGTATTCCATAAACCAGGAGATATCAGCTATGCAACAGTTGCAGATCCACGTATTGAACTGGAAACTGATATTATATTAAGAGTTACCAGTACCGCAATTTGTGGGTCTGATCTTCATATTTTAAGTGGTGCTGTGCCACAGGTAGAAGATATGATTATGGGGCATGAATTTATGGGTGTTGTAGAAGAAATAGGAAGGGACGTTAAGCATCTGAAAAAGGGTGACCGCGTGATCGTTCCTTTTCCGATAGCTTGTGGTCATTGTTTCTTTTGTAATCATGGCGCATCACCCAATTGTGAAAATTCCAATTATAAACACTATGGTCCAAACGGGGATTTATTGGATCAGAAAGGGGGAGCTTTATTTGGTTATACTGATTTATATGGCGGTTATGCCGGCGGACAAGCTGAATATGTAAGGGTTCCTTATGCCGATGTCAGCCCAAGAATAGTTCCGGATCACGTTACTGATGAACAGGTGCTGTTCCTGACAGATATATTTCCTACCGGCTGGTCAGGAGTAGACTGGGCCCAGCTTAAAGGAGGAGAAGTTGTTGCCATTTTTGGTTCTGGTCCGGTAGGTCTGATGGCTCAGAAAGCTGCCTGGATTAACGGGGCATCCAGGGTAATTGCTATTGATCCGCTGGACTACAGACTGGAAAAGGCCCGAAGGGTAAACAAAGTCGATACTTTAAACCCGCATCAGGTAGATGTAATAGAGGCAATCCGCGAGATGACTCAGGGAAGAGGTGCAGATGTTTGCATTGATGCAGTAGGTTTTGAACCCGAGCGCACCTTTATGGATAGGGTTAAGGCTACCGTTAATTTTGAAAAAGGGAGTATAAAAGTATTGGAGATGTGTTTTAAAGCTGTCAGAAGAAGCGGGGCAGTCTCCATTCTTGGTGTTTACGGAAGTCCTTATGATAATTTTCCTTTGCACAGGATCTTTGATAAAGGAATTACCATTAAGCAGGGACAGGCACCGGTACTGAATTATATTGATAAATTAATTGATCTGGTCAGAGAAGAGAAAGTTGTACTGGATGATATTATTTCTCATACTCTGCCATTAAGTGAAGTCTCTCATGGGTATAAAATATTTGATGAAAAAGAAGAGGATTGTGTGAAAGTCGTATTGAAACCTTAA
- a CDS encoding phytoene/squalene synthase family protein has protein sequence MKEVFDNLSAACSRMITKRYSTSFSLGIYFLNEKIRQPVYSIYGFVRLADEIVDSFHDYDKILLLSKFKRDCFEAIEEGISLNPVLNAFQEVVNKYQIEKELIALFLQSMEMDLRQETYTPEKYDQYILGSAQVVGLMCLQVFTEGDKNQYEKLKNSAMNLGSAFQKVNFLRDVNADYYNLNRTYFPNVKLSEFSNTEKKLIEEEIENEFKLALEGIRKLPLSSRNGVYLAYVYYKELFNKIKCSTAEKIMAERIRISNAHKFGLMFDSIIRYKTNTI, from the coding sequence ATGAAAGAGGTATTTGACAATTTATCGGCGGCATGCAGCAGAATGATTACCAAACGCTACAGCACCAGTTTCTCGCTGGGTATTTATTTTTTGAATGAAAAGATCCGGCAACCTGTCTATTCTATATACGGTTTTGTGAGACTGGCAGACGAAATCGTAGACAGCTTTCATGACTATGACAAAATACTTTTGCTCTCTAAATTTAAAAGAGACTGTTTTGAAGCTATTGAAGAAGGAATCAGTCTTAATCCGGTACTCAACGCATTCCAGGAAGTAGTCAATAAGTATCAGATAGAAAAAGAACTTATTGCATTATTTCTGCAAAGTATGGAAATGGATCTCAGACAGGAAACTTATACACCCGAAAAATACGATCAGTATATCCTCGGCTCAGCCCAGGTTGTAGGCTTAATGTGTCTGCAGGTTTTTACAGAGGGCGATAAAAATCAATACGAGAAGCTAAAAAATTCTGCTATGAACTTAGGTTCAGCATTTCAAAAAGTAAACTTTCTAAGAGATGTGAATGCAGATTATTACAACCTGAACCGAACCTATTTCCCAAATGTAAAACTATCCGAGTTCTCAAACACTGAAAAAAAATTGATAGAAGAAGAGATCGAAAACGAGTTTAAACTTGCTCTGGAAGGTATCCGCAAATTACCTCTCTCATCAAGAAACGGTGTTTATCTTGCCTATGTTTATTACAAGGAATTGTTTAACAAGATCAAATGCAGCACTGCAGAGAAAATCATGGCCGAAAGGATAAGAATTTCCAATGCACATAAATTCGGGTTAATGTTTGACTCTATTATCCGGTACAAAACCAATACGATATGA
- a CDS encoding sterol desaturase family protein encodes MISWIIYLLITTGTFIFMEGVAWFTHKFVMHGILWVLHKDHHQKKPHFFEKNDAFFLIFATPSILLFFFGARNGFNWMFYIGLGILLYGIAYFTIHDIVIHQRFKWFSRSNNSYIKTIVRAHKMHHKHLDKHHGESFGMLFAARKYWQKSQKSKNEAL; translated from the coding sequence ATGATTAGCTGGATTATTTATTTACTGATTACAACCGGCACCTTTATCTTTATGGAAGGAGTTGCCTGGTTTACACATAAATTTGTGATGCACGGGATACTTTGGGTATTGCATAAAGATCATCATCAAAAAAAACCGCATTTCTTTGAAAAGAATGATGCCTTTTTTTTAATATTTGCCACTCCCAGTATCCTGCTTTTCTTTTTTGGAGCAAGAAATGGATTCAACTGGATGTTTTATATCGGACTAGGCATATTATTGTACGGTATTGCTTATTTCACCATACATGACATAGTGATCCATCAGCGTTTCAAATGGTTTTCGCGAAGCAATAATAGCTATATTAAAACGATTGTAAGAGCACATAAGATGCATCATAAGCATCTGGACAAACATCATGGAGAATCATTCGGAATGTTGTTCGCAGCGCGAAAATACTGGCAGAAATCACAAAAAAGCAAAAATGAAGCACTTTGA